One Pseudomonas sp. MH9.2 DNA segment encodes these proteins:
- the pseG gene encoding UDP-2,4-diacetamido-2,4,6-trideoxy-beta-L-altropyranose hydrolase produces the protein MRVLIRADASHAIGSGHIARCLTLAKVLRDGGHDVAFACRLLPGHLLEHLATQGWRAYGLPATYAEQANAGQDIEAALPWQADIAALQQLLTVEDAFDWIIVDHYGLDHHWQTAARQWAPRIAAIDDLANRRHAVDLLLDQNFSGTPSAYAPWVGPECRTLFGPRFAMIRDEFKRDPVPIQALARRVLVNFGGFDAAGETWKAMLALSELDGLEVDFIAGTGNPEWTRMQALASGRSTWRLQTHTDQFAELMAHADLFVGAGGGTSWERAALGLPTICIAVAANQQANAERLAEVGAHLYLGPRDQVSVESLRQSISVLLANQGLRRSFAKRSRLLVDGCGARRVAAALAGEVLQLRPATIDDARLLFDGRNAEEVRRWSVESHAIDWAGHLTWLAATLVNDQRLLLVAETVDGPVGVLRYDRLDTRAEVSIYLFEGRFGLGWGRALLAGGERFIKRHWPQLRVIDAQVLPANQASINLFRDAGYQQSACRFERVLKDHAND, from the coding sequence GTGAGAGTGCTGATCCGGGCGGATGCCTCGCACGCTATAGGCAGCGGCCATATTGCGCGGTGCCTGACCTTGGCCAAGGTATTGCGCGACGGCGGACATGACGTGGCTTTTGCCTGTCGCTTATTGCCTGGGCATTTGCTCGAGCATCTCGCGACTCAGGGATGGCGCGCTTATGGGTTACCTGCGACGTACGCTGAGCAAGCCAATGCAGGGCAAGACATCGAAGCTGCGTTGCCTTGGCAGGCGGACATTGCGGCACTGCAGCAGTTGCTGACGGTAGAGGATGCGTTCGACTGGATCATCGTCGATCACTATGGCCTCGATCATCATTGGCAGACCGCCGCCCGACAATGGGCACCACGGATCGCAGCAATCGATGATCTGGCCAACCGCCGTCACGCTGTTGATCTGTTGCTCGACCAGAACTTCAGCGGCACGCCGAGCGCTTATGCACCGTGGGTGGGACCCGAGTGCCGAACGTTGTTCGGCCCACGTTTTGCCATGATTCGGGATGAGTTCAAGCGCGACCCGGTGCCGATTCAGGCCCTGGCGCGTCGGGTTCTGGTGAATTTCGGCGGCTTCGATGCCGCCGGGGAAACCTGGAAGGCGATGTTGGCGTTGAGTGAACTAGACGGGTTGGAAGTCGACTTTATCGCGGGCACCGGTAACCCCGAGTGGACGCGGATGCAGGCACTGGCCTCAGGGCGTTCCACCTGGCGATTGCAAACCCACACGGACCAGTTCGCTGAGCTGATGGCGCATGCCGATCTGTTTGTCGGCGCGGGCGGCGGCACCAGTTGGGAGCGTGCAGCCTTGGGACTGCCAACGATCTGTATCGCGGTGGCGGCCAATCAACAGGCCAACGCTGAACGTTTGGCTGAAGTCGGTGCGCACCTGTACCTGGGGCCGCGTGACCAGGTTTCTGTTGAGTCATTGCGTCAATCGATCAGTGTGTTGTTGGCCAATCAGGGGTTGCGTCGGAGTTTTGCCAAGCGCTCTCGCCTGCTGGTCGATGGCTGTGGCGCACGCCGTGTGGCAGCGGCCCTGGCCGGTGAGGTGCTGCAATTGCGCCCGGCGACGATAGACGACGCACGTCTGCTGTTCGATGGGCGCAACGCTGAAGAGGTCCGGCGCTGGTCGGTGGAATCGCACGCCATTGATTGGGCCGGTCATCTGACCTGGTTGGCTGCCACCCTCGTGAATGACCAACGCCTGCTGTTGGTTGCAGAAACGGTCGACGGCCCGGTGGGCGTGCTGCGCTATGACAGGCTGGATACAAGGGCTGAAGTATCGATTTACCTGTTCGAAGGGCGATTCGGTCTGGGCTGGGGCAGGGCGCTACTGGCCGGAGGGGAGCGATTCATCAAGCGTCACTGGCCGCAACTACGAGTGATCGATGCGCAGGTGCTGCCAGCCAATCAGGCGTCGATCAACCTGTTTCGCGATGCGGGCTATCAGCAGAGTGCCTGCCGTTTCGAGCGCGTTTTAAAGGATCATGCCAATGACTAG
- the pseF gene encoding pseudaminic acid cytidylyltransferase, with translation MTAVAIIPARGGSKRIPRKNLKLFNGQPMIVWSILAALRSGLFDQVVVSTDDEEIAAIARAHGAWVPFMRPAQLADDFTGTAAVIMHGLATLQEQGHCFDYACCIYATAPLLQGRYLREGLTALEQNPGKSFAFSVCGFGFAVQRALSLNEQGALQPLYPQYRETRSQDLPVAYQDAGQFYWGRTEAWLRGDVLFSDQSLPVILPRHLVQDIDSEEDWTRAEYLYAALLAGGELES, from the coding sequence GTGACAGCGGTAGCAATCATCCCGGCGCGGGGTGGCAGTAAACGGATCCCGCGCAAGAATCTCAAGCTGTTCAACGGCCAGCCGATGATTGTCTGGTCGATTCTGGCTGCGCTACGGAGCGGCCTGTTCGATCAGGTTGTGGTCAGTACCGACGATGAAGAAATCGCTGCGATCGCCAGGGCCCACGGTGCATGGGTACCCTTCATGCGCCCGGCGCAACTGGCCGATGACTTCACCGGTACGGCGGCGGTGATCATGCATGGGCTGGCGACACTGCAGGAGCAGGGGCACTGCTTCGATTACGCTTGTTGTATCTATGCCACAGCACCTTTGCTGCAAGGGCGCTACCTGCGCGAAGGCTTGACGGCCCTCGAGCAGAACCCGGGGAAATCCTTTGCCTTTTCCGTGTGCGGTTTTGGCTTTGCCGTGCAGCGTGCGCTGAGTCTGAATGAGCAGGGCGCCCTGCAACCGCTGTATCCGCAGTACCGGGAAACCCGATCCCAGGACCTGCCCGTGGCCTATCAGGACGCCGGACAGTTCTATTGGGGGCGCACCGAGGCATGGTTGCGGGGTGATGTATTGTTTTCGGATCAGAGTTTGCCGGTGATCTTGCCCCGGCATCTGGTCCAGGATATCGACAGCGAAGAGGACTGGACCCGCGCCGAGTACCTCTACGCAGCGTTGCTGGCGGGTGGAGAGCTGGAGTCGTGA
- a CDS encoding pseudaminic acid biosynthesis-associated methylase translates to MRELSEQEQFWRGEFGDQYAGRNQGQPLIAANLALFAKALARTSRLESLLELGTNTGNNLQALHQLLPTCVLQGVEINAQAQAYAQALGVADVWHGSLFDYPHDRTFQLTLSKGVLIHLAPELLPAAYAQLYQLSQRYILICEYYNPVPVEVSYRGNSGKLFKRDFAGEMLDRYSDLHLLDYGFSYHRDPQFPTDDINWFLLEKRL, encoded by the coding sequence ATGCGTGAATTAAGTGAGCAAGAGCAGTTCTGGCGGGGCGAGTTCGGTGACCAATACGCGGGACGCAATCAGGGGCAGCCGCTGATCGCAGCCAACCTGGCGTTGTTTGCCAAAGCGCTGGCGCGAACCTCACGGCTAGAGAGTCTGTTGGAGTTGGGCACCAACACGGGCAATAACCTGCAAGCTTTGCATCAGCTATTGCCAACATGTGTGCTTCAGGGGGTCGAGATCAATGCTCAGGCTCAGGCCTATGCGCAAGCGCTGGGGGTTGCGGACGTCTGGCATGGTTCGTTGTTCGACTATCCACATGATCGGACTTTCCAGTTGACCCTGAGCAAAGGCGTACTGATTCACCTCGCGCCTGAACTGCTGCCTGCGGCTTACGCTCAGCTGTACCAACTGAGTCAACGCTATATCCTGATTTGCGAGTACTACAACCCGGTGCCGGTAGAGGTGTCCTATCGCGGTAACAGCGGCAAGTTGTTCAAGCGTGATTTTGCCGGGGAAATGCTCGATCGCTACAGTGATCTGCACCTGCTCGACTATGGGTTCAGCTATCACCGCGATCCGCAGTTCCCGACCGACGATATCAACTGGTTTCTATTGGAAAAGCGCCTGTGA
- the pseC gene encoding UDP-4-amino-4,6-dideoxy-N-acetyl-beta-L-altrosamine transaminase, giving the protein MIPYSIPYGRQSIDQADIDAVVEVLKSPWLTQGPTIERFESAMAERCQADFAVAVCNATAALHIACLAAGLGPGDRLWTTPNTFVASANCGRYCGADVDFVDIDPHTWNLDAGLLAQKLEAAERVGKLPKVVVAVAFSGQSCDMQAIAGLAERYAFTLIEDAAHAVGASYDGRPVGCGAYATMTVFSFHPVKIITSGEGGMVLTNRPELAERLRRLRSHGITSDPSQMSVPSQGLWYYQQLELGFNYRMTDLHAALGLSQLARLDGFIARRRQLAARYERLLAELPLVLPTAQAGAESAWHLYVVRVRFDQVKLSQRDLFDALRAAGIGVNLHYIPVHLQPYYRESGFTDGDYPEAERYFDEAVTLPLFPDLTDEQQDYVIEQLRSLLG; this is encoded by the coding sequence ATGATTCCATACTCGATTCCATACGGGCGACAGAGCATCGACCAGGCGGATATCGACGCGGTGGTTGAGGTTCTCAAGTCCCCGTGGCTGACCCAGGGCCCAACCATCGAGCGCTTTGAATCGGCAATGGCTGAGCGCTGTCAGGCGGATTTCGCGGTTGCGGTGTGCAATGCCACGGCAGCGTTGCATATCGCCTGTCTGGCGGCAGGATTGGGCCCCGGTGATCGGCTGTGGACCACGCCTAATACTTTCGTTGCCTCCGCCAACTGCGGACGCTACTGCGGCGCCGATGTGGACTTCGTTGACATCGATCCGCATACCTGGAACCTCGACGCCGGCTTGCTGGCGCAAAAACTCGAAGCCGCCGAGCGCGTCGGAAAACTGCCGAAGGTGGTGGTGGCGGTGGCATTCTCTGGTCAGAGCTGCGACATGCAAGCCATTGCCGGGCTCGCCGAACGTTACGCATTCACCTTGATCGAAGACGCGGCGCACGCGGTAGGGGCGTCCTATGACGGACGCCCAGTGGGTTGTGGCGCGTATGCAACGATGACGGTCTTCAGTTTTCATCCAGTGAAAATTATTACCTCGGGTGAAGGCGGTATGGTCCTGACCAATCGGCCAGAGCTTGCCGAACGTTTGCGTCGGTTGCGCAGCCATGGCATTACCAGCGATCCGTCGCAGATGTCGGTACCCAGCCAAGGGCTTTGGTACTACCAGCAACTGGAGTTGGGCTTCAATTATCGAATGACCGACCTGCACGCTGCATTGGGCCTTTCGCAGTTGGCCAGGCTCGACGGTTTTATCGCGAGGCGGCGCCAATTGGCCGCGCGTTATGAGCGACTGTTGGCTGAACTTCCGTTGGTGTTACCCACTGCACAGGCAGGCGCCGAATCGGCTTGGCATCTGTATGTGGTGCGTGTGCGGTTTGATCAAGTAAAACTTAGCCAACGAGACCTTTTCGATGCTTTGAGAGCTGCAGGGATCGGTGTGAACCTGCACTATATTCCGGTGCATCTACAGCCTTACTACCGCGAGTCAGGATTCACAGATGGCGATTATCCAGAGGCCGAGCGTTATTTCGACGAGGCGGTCACCTTGCCGCTGTTCCCGGACCTGACAGACGAGCAACAAGACTATGTGATCGAGCAGTTGCGTAGCCTGCTTGGCTAA
- the pseB gene encoding UDP-N-acetylglucosamine 4,6-dehydratase (inverting) translates to MFNGKSIFISGGTGSFGRNFIRRLLEQYQPKRVVVFSRDELKQYEMQQTFNAPCMRYFLGDVRDAERLRLAMRGIDYVVHAAALKQVPAAEYNPTECIRTNVNGAENIIAAAIDNGVKKVIALSTDKAASPINLYGATKLLSDKLFVAANNIAGDQPTRFAVVRYGNVAGSRGSVVPFFSKLISDGARELPITDVRMTRFWITLDHGVQFVLDSFARMHGGEVFVPKIPSIRIIDLAVGMAEHLPHKNVGIRPGEKLHELMVPLDDARMTLEFSDHYTIQPSIRFTNVDVDYAVNGLGECGAQVDETFEYRSDTNPEFLSVGQIADLHAELHS, encoded by the coding sequence ATGTTTAACGGCAAATCAATTTTTATCTCGGGTGGCACCGGCTCGTTCGGTCGCAACTTTATCCGCCGTTTGCTTGAGCAGTATCAGCCCAAGCGTGTCGTGGTGTTCTCCCGCGACGAGCTCAAGCAATACGAGATGCAACAGACGTTCAACGCGCCGTGTATGCGTTATTTTCTGGGGGATGTGCGCGATGCCGAGCGGCTGCGTCTGGCCATGCGCGGGATCGATTATGTGGTGCATGCGGCAGCCTTGAAGCAGGTGCCGGCCGCCGAGTACAACCCGACCGAATGCATCCGCACCAACGTCAACGGCGCGGAAAATATTATTGCTGCGGCCATCGACAATGGGGTGAAAAAGGTTATCGCCTTGTCCACCGACAAGGCGGCCAGCCCGATCAACTTGTATGGCGCAACCAAGCTGCTGTCGGACAAGTTGTTCGTTGCGGCGAATAACATTGCCGGTGACCAGCCAACGCGTTTCGCTGTGGTGCGGTATGGCAATGTGGCGGGTTCTCGAGGTTCGGTAGTGCCGTTCTTCAGTAAATTGATTAGCGACGGTGCGCGGGAGTTGCCGATCACTGACGTGCGCATGACGCGGTTCTGGATCACCCTGGATCATGGTGTGCAGTTCGTGCTCGACAGCTTTGCGCGCATGCACGGCGGCGAGGTGTTTGTGCCGAAGATTCCGTCGATCCGGATTATCGATCTGGCCGTGGGCATGGCCGAGCATCTACCGCACAAAAATGTCGGGATTCGTCCCGGTGAAAAACTCCATGAGTTGATGGTGCCGCTCGACGATGCGCGAATGACCCTGGAGTTCTCCGATCACTACACCATCCAGCCCTCGATCCGGTTTACCAACGTCGACGTCGACTATGCCGTCAATGGCCTCGGTGAGTGTGGTGCTCAAGTAGACGAAACCTTTGAGTATCGTTCCGATACCAATCCAGAGTTTTTGAGCGTGGGTCAGATCGCGGATCTGCACGCTGAGCTGCATTCATGA
- a CDS encoding TIGR00180 family glycosyltransferase, which translates to MQGKYGSEHALPLSELLTVVLITHNRPAFLRRAVQFYSSLPCKILVLDSSIQPSEGIAGHLASVDYRHLPQFGYWGIQAKLAYGVEQVTTPYMVFAADDDFIVHDALCDSVAFLEANQDYGMCHGYCLMYLTLANSVSYYRRDKKVCEDYSSERAQDRVLDYMGQYIPPFYAVHRTALLRDWYAVMPEGTIFQWQEVGHVYYMLARAKARILPIPYVVREINYIHSDHNTEVYTSLCYTDSKSVAEREAFAEFLASLPTGIKDLDHEQAKQFALESFAAMTASLRTGNALAAELIFESTWTAAHAEPVRRFGPKQYVEMPFYNQAFFDQLTRFEFLLHAMPAGRVQLQALEGVWTRQEDLLRPHNNDIAESIVDRLWQAQDCNPFNMRVVKQLAQQLENIGEQDEAQLMLDWAQRLDAVSPSDYRQTFDNMLSGRLLKWLEARRPNAEELESITGHLAVHEGGPQFGILLLDLDNNVEKLQVTLDSLLEGYCKKFKIVVFTTGEPQSATTAQNVLHFVKVTAGNYIDKLNQVARQSSCDWMLLAEAGDQFTASGLLRASLELLAAPECRAVAADEIHRQPNGALIDVFRPGFNLDLLQSLPTLMARHWLIRRDVLVEAGGYSADFSKALEFDLLLRMIEQGGMAWLAHLDEPLLICQAPVLEENPHERLALIRHLANRGYKAQISSATPGTWQIDYRHTERPLVSIIVPSQDNLPLLERCLDSVLQRTRYLRYEVLIADNHSQSSAVSAWLDAQEQKTGKVRVLRSKQSLSTSALYNAACQQAQGEYLILLAVDSEMVNPNWIETLLNQAQRPEVGVVGPKLVDREGNVTQAGLILGMHDAAGSAFVGEPVKANGYLHRLVLEQNYSAVSAACLMVRKELYETVGGLDEERFSEAFSDVDLCLKIAQAGYLTVWTPQVQVIHPGTLPTLPVALEALRDKWAGPFQHDLAYNKNLALTGKGFTLGSPTSVNWAQLLA; encoded by the coding sequence ATGCAAGGCAAGTATGGTTCTGAACACGCGTTACCTCTGAGTGAGCTGCTGACAGTGGTGCTGATTACCCACAACCGGCCGGCCTTTTTGCGCAGAGCTGTGCAGTTTTACAGCTCGCTGCCTTGCAAGATTCTGGTACTGGATTCGTCAATCCAGCCATCCGAGGGGATAGCAGGGCATTTAGCGTCGGTCGACTATCGGCATCTTCCACAGTTCGGCTACTGGGGGATTCAGGCCAAACTGGCCTACGGCGTCGAGCAAGTGACCACGCCTTACATGGTGTTCGCTGCGGACGATGATTTCATCGTGCATGACGCGCTCTGCGATTCGGTAGCGTTTCTGGAGGCGAACCAGGACTATGGGATGTGTCACGGCTATTGCCTGATGTACCTGACCCTGGCCAATAGCGTGAGCTATTACCGACGTGACAAAAAGGTCTGTGAAGACTACTCGTCCGAACGCGCTCAGGACCGTGTGCTTGACTACATGGGCCAGTACATCCCGCCTTTCTATGCCGTTCACCGCACTGCACTGTTGCGCGACTGGTATGCCGTCATGCCGGAAGGCACTATCTTTCAGTGGCAGGAAGTCGGCCACGTGTACTACATGCTGGCACGCGCCAAGGCGCGGATTCTGCCGATTCCGTATGTTGTGCGTGAGATCAATTACATTCATTCCGACCATAACACTGAGGTGTATACCTCACTCTGTTATACCGACTCCAAATCAGTGGCCGAGCGCGAGGCGTTTGCTGAATTCCTGGCATCGCTGCCCACGGGCATCAAAGACCTCGACCATGAGCAGGCGAAGCAGTTTGCGCTCGAGAGTTTTGCGGCGATGACCGCCAGTTTGCGTACGGGCAATGCGTTGGCGGCCGAGCTGATTTTCGAGTCCACATGGACAGCCGCTCATGCGGAGCCGGTGCGACGTTTCGGGCCCAAGCAATATGTGGAAATGCCGTTCTACAACCAGGCGTTTTTCGATCAGTTGACCCGGTTCGAGTTTTTGCTCCACGCCATGCCGGCTGGCCGTGTACAGCTTCAGGCGCTTGAAGGCGTATGGACTCGGCAAGAAGATTTGCTGCGACCTCACAACAATGATATCGCCGAGAGCATTGTCGATCGTCTGTGGCAGGCGCAGGACTGCAATCCGTTCAATATGCGAGTGGTCAAGCAGCTGGCGCAACAGCTTGAAAATATTGGTGAGCAGGATGAGGCCCAACTGATGCTCGACTGGGCTCAGCGCCTGGATGCAGTATCGCCTTCTGACTACCGTCAAACATTCGACAATATGCTCTCGGGTCGCTTGCTCAAGTGGTTGGAAGCGCGACGTCCGAATGCCGAAGAACTGGAGTCGATTACAGGGCATCTGGCGGTCCATGAAGGAGGTCCGCAGTTCGGTATTTTGTTACTGGACCTCGATAATAACGTCGAAAAACTGCAAGTTACCCTCGACAGTCTGTTAGAGGGATACTGCAAAAAATTCAAAATTGTGGTGTTCACTACCGGTGAGCCGCAGTCTGCTACCACTGCGCAAAACGTCCTGCACTTTGTCAAGGTCACCGCAGGCAACTACATAGACAAGCTGAATCAAGTGGCTCGCCAATCGTCCTGCGACTGGATGCTTCTGGCTGAGGCAGGAGACCAGTTCACTGCCAGCGGTTTGTTGCGCGCCAGCCTGGAACTGCTGGCGGCCCCCGAATGCCGCGCGGTGGCTGCGGATGAAATTCACCGACAGCCCAACGGCGCACTGATCGATGTGTTCCGCCCAGGCTTCAACCTCGACTTGTTGCAAAGCCTGCCGACGCTGATGGCACGACACTGGCTGATCCGTCGCGATGTACTGGTGGAAGCGGGTGGTTACTCAGCGGACTTCAGTAAGGCACTTGAATTTGATTTGCTGCTGCGGATGATTGAGCAAGGCGGTATGGCCTGGCTGGCTCATCTGGATGAGCCGTTACTCATCTGCCAGGCGCCGGTTCTAGAGGAAAATCCCCATGAGCGCCTGGCGTTGATTCGGCATCTTGCGAACCGTGGTTATAAGGCGCAAATCAGTTCGGCGACGCCCGGTACCTGGCAGATTGATTATCGCCACACTGAGCGTCCGCTGGTGTCGATCATCGTGCCGAGTCAGGACAACCTCCCACTGCTGGAACGTTGTCTGGACAGCGTCCTGCAAAGAACACGCTACCTGCGCTATGAAGTGCTGATCGCCGACAACCACAGTCAATCCTCGGCGGTCTCGGCCTGGCTTGACGCCCAGGAGCAAAAAACCGGCAAGGTGCGGGTGTTGCGATCCAAGCAAAGCCTCAGTACGTCCGCGCTTTACAATGCAGCCTGTCAGCAGGCGCAGGGTGAATACCTGATCTTGCTGGCGGTCGACAGCGAGATGGTCAACCCGAACTGGATCGAGACGTTGCTCAATCAGGCGCAGCGTCCGGAAGTCGGCGTGGTAGGGCCAAAGCTGGTTGATCGTGAGGGTAATGTGACTCAGGCCGGGCTTATTCTTGGCATGCATGACGCGGCCGGCTCGGCGTTTGTCGGCGAACCTGTGAAAGCCAATGGTTATTTGCATCGTCTGGTGCTTGAGCAAAACTACTCGGCGGTCTCCGCTGCGTGCCTGATGGTCCGTAAAGAACTGTATGAAACCGTTGGCGGTCTGGACGAAGAGCGCTTCTCCGAGGCCTTCAGTGATGTCGATCTGTGCTTGAAAATCGCCCAGGCCGGCTACCTGACGGTCTGGACGCCGCAGGTGCAAGTAATTCACCCAGGCACCCTGCCAACGTTGCCAGTCGCCCTTGAGGCTCTGCGCGACAAGTGGGCAGGACCGTTCCAGCACGATTTGGCGTACAACAAGAACCTCGCTTTGACCGGCAAGGGCTTTACCCTTGGCAGCCCGACCAGTGTGAACTGGGCGCAGTTGCTTGCTTAA
- a CDS encoding cephalosporin hydroxylase family protein, which translates to MNPHELFREEVKQNIEGLEQDKELQATSLGWVGTTAKHKYTYNFSWMGRPIIQFPQDMIAMQEIIWSQRPDVIIETGIAHGGSLVFYASMLELIGHGEVVGVDIDIRQHNREAIEAHPMSHRIHMIQGSSIDPTIVDQVRARIAGKKVLVVLDSNHTHEHVLEELRLYAPLVSVGSYCVVMDTVVEDMPEDAFPDRPWGKGDNPKTAVWAYLKENRDFEIDSAIHSKLLITVAPDGYLRRVG; encoded by the coding sequence ATGAATCCTCATGAGTTGTTTCGTGAAGAAGTAAAACAAAATATCGAAGGACTGGAGCAGGACAAAGAGCTTCAAGCCACTTCTCTGGGCTGGGTAGGTACGACGGCAAAACACAAGTACACCTACAACTTCAGCTGGATGGGGCGGCCGATCATTCAATTTCCCCAGGATATGATCGCCATGCAGGAAATCATTTGGTCGCAGCGGCCTGATGTAATTATTGAAACCGGAATCGCCCACGGCGGCTCCCTGGTGTTTTATGCATCGATGCTTGAATTGATCGGACACGGTGAAGTGGTGGGTGTCGATATCGATATCCGCCAGCACAACCGTGAGGCGATTGAAGCGCATCCGATGAGCCATCGGATTCATATGATCCAGGGGTCTAGTATCGATCCGACGATTGTCGATCAAGTGCGGGCGCGCATCGCCGGTAAGAAAGTCTTGGTAGTGCTCGACTCCAACCACACCCACGAACATGTTCTTGAGGAACTGCGTCTATACGCGCCGCTGGTTTCGGTCGGCAGCTATTGCGTGGTCATGGACACTGTGGTCGAAGATATGCCCGAAGACGCCTTTCCAGATCGTCCGTGGGGCAAAGGCGATAACCCGAAAACTGCAGTCTGGGCTTATTTGAAAGAAAATCGCGATTTCGAGATCGATTCCGCGATCCACAGCAAATTGCTGATCACCGTCGCGCCGGATGGTTATCTGCGACGGGTTGGTTAA
- a CDS encoding acetyltransferase codes for MNIYLLGAANPEAVRMIRSVQRANPNVEFLFLDNNPAKQGADFFGVPVVGGTDRVADLKGPDTLFVNLITGSTELRYETTCQIVEAGGTLGNFVHPGIDLTMVRMGVGCYLQEGVIMQADVALGDNTSISAGSVIGHEGRIGHSVFMAPGVCIAGCVEIGDGAFIGINATILPRLRIGRWVTIGAGAVVTQDVPDYAVVVGNPARIIRSNAVSYQDGRVFK; via the coding sequence GTGAATATTTACTTGTTGGGTGCGGCGAATCCTGAGGCCGTACGCATGATTCGTTCGGTGCAGCGCGCGAACCCGAACGTCGAGTTTTTGTTTCTGGACAATAATCCGGCCAAACAGGGCGCTGATTTTTTTGGTGTTCCAGTGGTTGGTGGTACTGATCGTGTGGCCGATCTGAAGGGGCCGGACACCCTGTTCGTCAACCTGATTACCGGCTCTACCGAGCTTCGCTACGAGACAACCTGCCAGATCGTCGAGGCCGGCGGAACATTGGGTAACTTTGTGCATCCTGGCATTGATCTGACGATGGTCCGAATGGGCGTTGGCTGTTATCTGCAGGAGGGCGTGATCATGCAGGCCGACGTCGCGTTGGGTGACAACACCAGTATCAGTGCAGGAAGCGTGATTGGGCATGAAGGCCGGATTGGTCATTCAGTGTTCATGGCGCCTGGGGTCTGTATCGCCGGCTGTGTCGAGATCGGAGACGGTGCCTTCATCGGTATCAATGCGACCATTTTGCCCCGTTTGCGCATTGGTCGTTGGGTCACTATTGGCGCCGGGGCGGTCGTCACCCAAGACGTTCCTGACTATGCAGTGGTGGTGGGTAATCCCGCCAGAATCATCAGGTCGAATGCTGTTTCCTATCAGGATGGCCGGGTTTTCAAGTAA
- a CDS encoding DegT/DnrJ/EryC1/StrS family aminotransferase yields MSRIHYTKPSVGELEASYVLDAVQNGWGERCYEYITRFEKAFAEHMGVPYAIATSSCTGALHMGMAALEIGSGDEVILGNTNWIASAAPITYLGATPVFVDVSPDSWCLDPEKVRQAITPRTKAIVAVHLYGNLCDMDALLAIGREFGIAVIEDAAEAIGSQWRAKPAGSLGTFGAFSFHGTKTLTTGEGGMFVTSDRSVYERVLTLSNHGRVNGSTRQFWPDFIGFKYKMSNLQAAIGCAQIERVNDLIERKRAIFANYASALLEIPGISMNPQPDHSRNGYWMPTLVFEESTGITRDTLIEAFKTADIDARVFFWPLSSLPMFSAMDVDTPVAFSLSERAINLPSYHDMTDSDQQRVIAVVRAVCASRGLGLL; encoded by the coding sequence ATGAGCAGAATTCATTACACCAAACCGAGTGTGGGTGAGCTGGAAGCATCCTATGTACTGGATGCAGTACAGAACGGCTGGGGCGAGCGCTGCTATGAATACATCACCCGTTTCGAGAAGGCCTTTGCCGAGCATATGGGCGTGCCTTACGCCATAGCAACTTCAAGCTGCACCGGTGCCTTGCACATGGGGATGGCGGCACTCGAGATCGGGTCGGGCGATGAAGTGATTCTGGGCAACACCAACTGGATCGCTTCTGCGGCGCCGATTACCTACCTTGGCGCTACCCCAGTGTTTGTCGACGTATCGCCGGACAGTTGGTGCCTGGATCCGGAAAAAGTCCGGCAAGCCATCACCCCTCGTACCAAAGCCATTGTCGCGGTGCATCTCTACGGCAATCTGTGCGACATGGACGCGTTACTGGCGATCGGCCGCGAGTTCGGCATTGCAGTGATCGAAGATGCCGCCGAAGCTATCGGTTCCCAGTGGCGCGCCAAGCCTGCCGGTTCGCTGGGGACTTTTGGGGCGTTCTCCTTTCACGGCACCAAGACCCTCACCACCGGTGAAGGCGGTATGTTTGTGACGTCGGACAGATCCGTGTACGAGCGGGTTCTGACCTTGTCCAATCATGGTCGGGTGAACGGCAGTACGCGTCAGTTCTGGCCAGATTTCATTGGATTTAAATACAAGATGAGCAACCTGCAGGCCGCCATCGGCTGTGCTCAGATTGAACGGGTCAACGATCTGATTGAGCGCAAGCGCGCCATATTCGCCAACTACGCCAGTGCTCTGCTGGAGATTCCGGGTATTTCAATGAACCCGCAGCCGGATCACTCACGCAACGGCTACTGGATGCCGACGTTGGTGTTTGAAGAGAGCACCGGGATTACTCGCGACACCTTGATCGAGGCTTTCAAAACCGCTGATATCGACGCGCGAGTGTTCTTCTGGCCATTGTCGTCGCTGCCGATGTTCAGCGCGATGGATGTCGATACGCCGGTGGCTTTTTCACTGTCGGAGCGTGCGATCAATCTGCCGAGCTATCACGATATGACTGACTCGGATCAGCAGCGGGTCATTGCGGTGGTTCGCGCTGTCTGCGCAAGCAGGGGGCTGGGGCTGCTGTGA